In Juglans regia cultivar Chandler chromosome 13, Walnut 2.0, whole genome shotgun sequence, the DNA window TCCCCTCTCGACATTCATAAGGCTGCTGTTGTTCATTTCCAGGAATTTCTGGGTCAAAGTAGTCCCCGTGCTCTCCCGAATCTGAGTGACCTGATATCTCCCATTATTACTAATGAGGATAACTTGACCATTGGTAGAGACCCTTCCATAGAGGATGTAAAGGATGCTCTATTCTCTATTTCCATCGATAGCAGTCCagggccagatggttttggttcaaGGTTTTTCAAAGTTTGTTGGGATTTTGTTAAAGATGACCTCCTCTTAGccattgttgatttttttcataACCATATGCTCCCTAAAAACTTCACTGCTTATTATATTGCTTTAATTCCGAAGGTGGACAAACCCtctggttttgataaatttcggccTATTAGCCTTTGTTCCGTGGTCTATAAGATTTGCTCAAAAATTATTGTGGCTCGTATGACTAGTTTGCTCCCTAAAATGATATCACAGGAGCAGGGGCTTTTATTCCCGGCCgcagtatttttgagaatatcagtctAACTCAAGAAATGATCCACTCTATTCAGAGGAAGTCCATTGGTGGCAATGTTCTGGTGAAGCTGGACatgtctaaggcttatgatcgagTAGATTGGAATTTCTTATTACATGTTTTGGTCAGTTTTGGGTTTTCTCCTAATGTTTGTGATCTGATTAACTCTTGTATTTCCTTGCCgtggtattctgtcatgatgaatgggacCCCCATGGGTTTCTTCAAAGGTGAGCGAGGCCTTCGGCAAGGTGACCCCTTATCACCGTACATTTTCATCATAATGCAAGAGGTATTATCTCGTCTTCTTAAGAAGtcttttgaaaaaggaaaaattggtCAATTTACTCAAGTTAGAGGGACCCCGATTatctctcatcttatgtatgccgACGATATAGTTATCTTTGCAAATGCTGGAAAAAGAAGTATGAGAGGTTTGATGGAAGTTCTGAACCAATATGAGGAGTGGACTGGTCAAGTGCTTAGTAAAGAGAAGAgtgctatttttttctctagcaAAATTCCTGTCTCTAGGAAACATGCTCTTCTCTGCTCTACTGGGTTTACCGAAGGCTCATTTCCTTTTAAGTACCTGGGGGTGCCTATTGTGGATGGTAGGCTGAAGGCTTGTGATTTTGGTGATCTAGTGGGCAAAGTGAATAAGAAGATTGCAGGATGGAAGATGAAGATTCTCTCTGCTGGTGGTAGAACTATTCTTTTGCGTCACGTCTTATCTAGTATGGCCACCCACCTTCTTGCTGTTTTAGATGTTCCCAAAGTGGTGATACGTAGCTTGAATAAGCTACTaagctctttcttttggggtgaatcTGGAGGTAAGAGTCGGAGGAAATGGATCTCCTGGAAGCACATATGTACGCCTACGGAcgaaggtggtttgggtattagggattttggggatgttcaaaGAGCTTTACACATGAAACTTGCCTAGAACCTTATAAAGGGCAATTTTCTTTGGGCGGATTTTTTCAGAGGTAAATATGTTAAAGGAAATAATTTATCCCTCCTAGATCCTACTAAAGGGACCCGCTTTTGGAAATCTATTGTCCGTAATATCCCAGACATGATAAATAATTCCAAATGGATAGTGAAAGAAGGTAATATCTCCttctggtatgataattggGACGACGAAGGTCCGCTCTACGGTCAATTTCCTGTGGCTGAGCACCCATTGATTAAGATAAAGGAGTGTCGCATTGAGAATGAGTGGGATATTTCCCTCCTGAACAGATTAGTGGGCCATCAGAAAGCCAATGAATTGTATGATTTTTTGGCTAGACAGAAGGAGGGTCAAGATGCGCTTGTTTGGCTGAAGAATAATGAGGGCAAGTTTACTACTAAGAGCGCTTGGGACTGTATAAGGGTTCGGGCCCCCCCTTTACCCTGGGCTCAGTGGATATGGCATGCTAATCTCCCAAAGAAGATCTCCATCATGATGTGGAAGGCTACTAATAATTGCCTTAGTGTTGACGAGAATATCAGAATGGTGGGTGTCTCTATGGCCTCTAAGTGTAATTGTTGTCAAAATGGTTATATTGAGGACTTGAACCATGTGCTCTGCACGGGGGATCTCGCAAGACACATTTGGCGTCTAGCGGCCACTCATCTAGGGGTTCATATGGCCCCTTTCTACACTTGGAATGATCAAACTAATTTTTGGTTTCGTCGTGCGGGTAAGTCTTCACAGGTTAGAATCATCTTTGGCCTTCTGCCCTCTATTATTTCTTGGAAACTTTGGGAGAGGCGCTGTAAAGCCCGGTATGAAGATAAAGCTCATTCAAAAGAGTCGGTTTGGCACGCTATTAAACTTTGGCTCAGGCGCACCATGGACCAGCTCATGAAAGTGTTTTCCCTCTCTGCCCAAGACATGGATATTTTGAACAGACTAGATATCCCAGTTTTATTCCCTAAGCCCAAGAGGGTCCGGGTGGTAAAATGGCACCGGCCCCGTCAAGGCTGGGTAAAACTCAATTCCGATGGTAGTAGTTTCCGGAACCCTGGTACCTCTGGCGCTGGGGGTGTTATTCAGGATGAGGAGGGTAGATTACTTCTGGCTTATTCTGTTCCCTTGGGTTTGGGTACCAACAATTTTGCTGAACTCAGAAGTTTATTGGAAGGTGTTCGCAGATGTCACGCGCTTGGATTTTATCGCGTCCAAATAGAGACTGACTCTCAACTGGTGGTTAATTGGATTGTAAAGAATAAGTGccccatttggtatttagaagacttcTGGGAGGATTTACAAGAACAACTTAATAGCCTGGAGTATACAGTGAACCAcatttttcgtgaaggtaatgttATGGCTGACTTTCTAGCAAAGTGTGGGGCGGAAGGGCTGAACTCGGATTGGGCTGACATTCACATGCTGCCTAGCCGGGTGAGGGGCCTTCTCCGCATGGACAAGTTGGGTATGCCCTACCTGAGGATATCTTAAACATCGTGCCAggtttgttttttcattttttatttgtctCTCGTTACTCTCATGTTATCTGCGTCTCTTTTTGTCTTGTGTATTTGGCTTGTTGCAGGTGCCCTTCTTTGGCTTTTTCGGATGCAGGTTGTGTATCTTATTTAAAGCCGTGTACTCTATATGGTTATACTGATTTTGAGGCCTGGGTTCTTTTTTCCTAGATTTAGCGTTTATGTAATTTCCAGGTGTCGtacttgtaaccacggtttccctccgccacaagtgaggataattaataaaattgaggtcccgtcttctttttttttttttttaaaaaaaaaaaatctcatatggTAATCTTTGCCCAGATGGGTGgttatttacaattataaacaAAGACTTTGAGGCTGAAAGAACCGACTTATACATGTCCTCGGACAAAATCATAGGTGTTGGTTGTTTAAGTACGTTAGCTGCAGGACATACCCTTGTAAAGAGCACGCATTGGCAGTCGTGGTACTACGACAAACCCTTGTGAATGGCATAAGGAGTGTGTCCTACGCCTAGCCGTCGCCATTCACAATCCATAAAAAGATTTCCATTTTACTCATTAGGACAACTATAATTTGCTAATATCTCAAACTCGGTAGGTTGGCGAAGGTGGGCATTGATATCGGTAAAGACAGAGCCATGGacctccatttttttcaaaaaataaacatttcattCATCACGTTCACGTAAGAGATCGTTCAGCAGCACAAATAGCCTGAATACAGGGGATACAGGGGAGAACAACCGCAATGCCCTCTTCCTTTTGGAAGCTATTTGATTTCAGGGAAAAGGTTCTAGATTCTTGGGAGTTCGAAGGAATCTTGGTATCTTTCTGCCATTTTTTTTGGCCCAGCTTgataatccttttttttatttttgggtttgtgGTATTCGGGTCATTTAGGGGATGTTTGGCATCAAAGAAAATGTGAacgaaagaaatgaaaattgtaaatttgGAATTTGGGTTTTCTTATCATTGAGACTTTGTGTTAGCCTCTGTCGAAGCTTGGtcatgtttggataataagcCGTGATTtccattacaaaacacaaacaaTAGACTGATAATGCAACAGGAATGCATTAGATTCTATTCAAAAGTCTCTCAATGGAAGAggatttttctctcatttttctgctCTATGTACAAAATGCTCTATGGAAAAAAGTGATTTGCAATGTATCAAAATGCTCTATGTACAAAATTGTCTGAGTGGTTGTTTAATTGCGTTCTTTTATGTACTACCCAAGCGAGAAGTGACATCAATGAAAGTGTCTACTCTGCATGGAATCGTCAGACCACCAGTCGGATGATTAAACCCAAACTGATCTTCAGCTTTTCTCAGCAAATCTTGAAATAAAGGCTGGTTCAAATAGGACACAGGAATCACAAATCGCCGCTTCTGGTTCTCTCCAACATAAACTGCAAAGAAGCCCCTTGGTACATCCAAGGATGTTGAAACCACTCTAGGTGCCATCAAAGCAGATCGGCTTAGAATTTTCTTAGCAAGAGTAACACTGAGGAAACGAACTCCCATGGTTTTGTGTTGACTTCTTTTTAAAGAAGAGATCAAGTACGAGATCTAAGAGGATTTGTTCTTACTTTCTTTCAAGGAAAGCTAGCAACAGAGCATGTGAAGACTTGAGTTGTTTGTTGCCATAGATGTGTTGtgtatttatagataaaaatattatgcgtGATATCCTCCGGAGTTTGATGCTTGTGGTCAAGAGGCATTTGTTGGGACACTAGAATGAAGACATCCCATGGGGTGATCACATTGTTCTGTTCCCAACTAATCAGCAACAATGGGgctgaaaatattttcatgtttatatGTTGAGAAACACTATGCCCTACAACTTTCTAGATAAGCCAATGCAGGACCAGATAGAGATTGGAAGAGAAAAGCTGGATGCTCATGGGGGTGAGGAGAAAACTAAGCGGCCCTTGGACAGGTGAGGGGACAAGCCTAAGACATGGTCATGTATTGCATAGCCCAATTACACTAGGACGGTAATATATTAGAGGAGTTAAAACTAAAAGTAAAGAAATCCAAGGGTGTTGCTGAACTAAGTGCAACAAGATAAGCATTCCCTCCAAGGGGTCGTCTACACTGAAATTCAGATGGTAATATTTGTCTTAATGAATTGACATCCACATCCTTTTCTACTCTTTCTTTGACTTCTGTTGCTCACAACACATTCCAAACTCATGTAGTAACTCAGGTTGCAATCTAATCATTGCCTTGTTCTATCTTATGAACCAGCAATTATGTCATGGTAAAGAAATAATCTGTTATCTCCTATTTTCGTTCGATTCCACAAAACACTACAAGGTGTGGCATTCCATTATGGGGCCATGCTTTGTGTTCATGTCAGTGATGGGACTATCCATGGATTTTAGGTCCAACATCAGATTTTAGACAACAAATTGGCATTGCAGAGGATGATAGTCGCCTATACACACGAGGTGGGTAATCACGTAATACAATGGCATTCCTATTACTTCAAATGTTCAAATATTAACGCATTAACCCCTTTATATAATGCAAGCATTTTGATATTAAAGAAGATGTCAAAAGGAGAACATACAGATATGGAAAGTGGGAAAAATATATAGTAGAACAAATTATAGATAttagaagaaagaaagattctTCTGTTTGATATATTTGCTCGGAAAGTTCTTACTTCTGAACATAATAGATAATCCAAATTTTACAATGAACTGATGAGACGGGCTTTTAGTCTGTGTGGTCAGACAGCTCATCTTTAATGGACTGGTAAATTTGATGTCTTTCATCTCGTTTGAGAGCCATTCAAACTACCTGTGAGGTGAATCGTCTTTAAAGGATGCTTCAGCTATAGAGTTGAAACACGAGACTCCTTTTAGGTTTCTCCAAAGCAAACAGGAAAGTGGCCTTCTATCATGACCTCGAGTCGTCTTCATTCACTGGAGAATGCACTTGACCTGAATAATCCTGGGAAAAGAATATACAGACTTTCTTTTTTCCTGGTAAACTTCATTGATTTCTATCGTCCGGGCAGACATTTCCGGCTCTGCCTCTTATGCTATGGAGAAGAAGTGCACATGAATGTACAAATATGCCTAGTCTGATCTATTTTAGTGATCTGTGCTAAAATGCATTTAAGCGAGAAATGATATCGATGAAGACGTCTTCTCTGCAGGGAATTGTGAGACCGCCCATGGGGTGATCAAACCCAAATTCTTCCTCAGCCTTACTCAGCAATTCTTGAAATGAAGGCTCATTCAGATATGATATGGGAACTGCAAATCGCTTCTTCTGGTCCTTTCTAGTATAGACTGCAAAGTAGCCTTTTGGAACGCTTTTAGCAAGACCAGAAACAGACCTACAGAGAATCTTCTTAGCATGCATGGTACCAGGCAATAGAAGAGCCAATTCTGTTAATAGTTTTGACTTCTTAAGATGCTGCAGTTGACAAATGActtgggagagagaaaatatttgattgATGAGATAGTGAGGATATGATATGGCTAAGGAATAACTCTTAAGTCTTAACtcgtgtttatatatatagacggaAGGCTGTCTCAGAGCAATGTGGTGGAGAATAGCCAGATAAACAAGGACTAGAAGGGTCACATGGTCATGTCTTCAGAATTACCATAGAGAAATGGGTAGCCGACCGAGACTGTATGTATGTTGGAGGACACTAAGGGCAACCATCGGTTTCTGGGAGGAAAAACCACAAGGTTGGCACTAGAAATCAAAGAGATACAAGATATGAACCGGATGAAACTTTTGTGGACAGAATTGGGTGACCCCTTGGAATATAGGGTACAGGTCTATTATTTCTTGATAGAGAAAGATGATTCAGACTTTTCTTGATCATATTGGAGTGAATATACACCATGGAACTGTAACCCGACATAAcactttcaaaattcaaaacaagaaaatcagcGGCTATTTTAACAATCACATACGGAAGTTTTGAGGCAGAAGATACAGCATTTAATAACATGTCCTGGCAAAAACTCAAACGACATTTGTTGATTTAGGACATTGTCTGCAGAGCATACCTTGCGAAGAGCTTGGTACGTGTAGTCCTCAAATTTAGTCCTCTCAAATTCCATAGCTAAATTTCCAGTTTTAACTGACAAAACAAACGTTGGCAAACATCTCAAACTTGGAAGGTGTCCAGTGATATCAGTGAAGACAAAGCCAAGGATGCCCTTCGGTAGCTGTTTAATTTCCGAGGAAGTGTGTGAAAAGTTGAGGATATTATTATAGGGTATACTCTTCCACCCAATCCCATTCTAGGAGCTCAAAGGTTTTCTATCCTCGGCTGCATTTTTATTTGCTATAGGCTTGAAAACGCCGATGTTTCATATTTTCCCGCGTTACAAGTCTTAACTGAATTGACATCTGCATCCTTTGTCTAAGGTTGTTGTGCCCATTGCAATCTACTCCTCATTATTTAttagataatatataattaacttttaaagtattaaataaaaacaatacatttaattcagtttttccttttcatttataGTTAATAGCCTTGCGCTGCTGGGCTGCAAGCCCAGATGCATGGGCTGACTGTGTCCCCATGGCAGGTTTTGAACCTTTATTGTGTTTCGAACCCTTATCCCACTTGATCAATTCAAGTGTTCTATACCAATTACCCACCAAGCTGAGCAAGCAGTTACGATGTCTGCATGCAGGGCTGTAGCTATAGGGGTGAAAACCAGAACTCTTCGGCTCGACATGGCAGGTTTTGGAAGGATATATGCTTCTTCAAGTGTGAAATTGGAATTACGAATCTCTTTTTTTCAGTTATTACTTATATAGCAAAGTGGCCTTTGGGCACATTCCTTGTCTCTGGAGACAAAACGCAATGTTCCGTACGTAGAATCTGCTTAGCACGAAAAATCCTGAACAAGTGGATACCATGACTTCATCATGTGTAGAGcttaaattttaacaaacaaTGGCTGAAAAGAAATGAATCTGTAAGAATTAATATTGGTAGTACTGATTCTATCCTCCTTTGGTGTCTGtataaagtaaaatgaaaagagCAGGGAGTTCTCTTTTGAGGAGGATATGTGTCATGAGGCATCACATGGTTTTGCCTCCCAACTAATCATAAGATCTGACAGAAATCATGCTCTATAATATTTTCTGTTTCAGTTCATCATGTCCTACCAATCACTATAACCACAAAATTTTGTGGCCCACAAGAAATTATTATCCATGTAGCCTGTCCTGCTTAATGAATAATCCCCCAAAACATTTTGGATCGATCAAATACTAGTTGGTAGAGACTAATATACCAACCAGTTGGCTGAAAGAATAATATCATTCTTTTggatattattcttttataagaCATGATCACCATTCTGAATGTTTATTGAGAAGAATTCCACAGGATTTAGTTGTTGTAAcgctaccatgcatgcatgagaattAACAATTTAATAGTTGATCATATGATGATCATATGAACTAGGGCCGGGTTTTGAATGGATGCTGGGATGAACAGAAGCACCAAGCCGACCGTGCAGATAATATCTTGATCTATGATGGCTATCCTAGAATGTCTCGAAGGATACCTAAAGGAATATGATCTTTCACCTTGCCATTTGTTTGTAGTTACCAATCGCTAATTTTTGGCAGAAAAGGGTCGATTGATGAGAATGAATCACATCACTGATTGGAAGATTTTATAGATACATAATAAACTGGCGGCATTCCACATAGCTGAGTCTATTAAATCAACTTATATGCAGAAGCAGGAGGAGGGGGAGGAGGAGGGCATTATCTTGCAACATACACATGGTGGTTTCTCAATTGAATGGGAAGACAGGAGTATGTGACTTCAAGTGCAGGATCCTCTCCATGACTGCATTCATCCTAGAAAGGGAAGAACCGCGTACATATATGctaaacaaaaaacaactgAGTACTTGCTTTATAAAGTACAACCGGTAAAACCAAACATCCGATTTTGTGAAGTAGAGAGTGGAGGACAATATCTGATGTTCTTTGTTTAAAGTAGAGTGAACAATAATTTGCAGCAGAGAAAAACTTTCTGTGCCACTGGATTCCCATATGCTTCTGTGGGAAGTAGAGAGTCTAGAATAATCAATGAAGTCTGCCTAATGATGAATGGCTCTGATTGAATGATCAGTTTACTAaataaatcatcttatttcactgaatatcttttcatttgtttctctctgtATTGATCAACACAATCATAAAACCCTTTACGTTCATTCAAGTTTCTCTTCTCTTGGGTATTAGAGTCAATCATCGAGATAATGGTGATCATGCATTGAATAGTCATCACACCTcaactaatatatatttaggaATAAATGAAGTTCTGATAACTGCTtatttacgaaaaaaaaaaaaacaaaaacagaaaaactgATATGATACTCTCTATTTTAATAGAATCTTAAAGTAACCAAGAATCAAAAAACATACATTCTTTAATATCACAATCATTAAGCAAATCAGTTCTAACTTTCACCAAATAGTCAGGGTTTTTTTCAGCTGCATGTAGTTTTGATCTACTGTTTTTAGTGCTTGTCTATTATATATGTAACTATCATTGTAGTTACCTTTTTATTAAGGAAGACATCCATTCATCAAaagtccaaataaaaaaataaaaaaataaaaaaataaaggaaagaaacGAAGTGATTAGTCCCACTCTATAACTTAGTCATGATGAGACTTCACAAAaaacctaaaaagaaaagaaaagaaaaaagaaaaagttagcCATGTTAGTCTAACAGAGTGAGTCATGGTCTACTTGTTCATGATTTAGTTGATCTAAAACAGGAATTTGGCAAGTTGAGACCTTGTTTTAGATAAATGGTGGGGGCGGCGGGCCTAAAATCATCAGAGCGGCCAATGGAGGTTGGTTGGCTGTAAGGCACAGAAAAGCCATTGAAAAACACATGACTAAGTTCAATGCTTCTGTGGACAAGAAAAACGAATCTTAAGATCCTCCAAGATCAATATAGATACTTGACGCCCAGAAAAAAATGCACAGCAtaatctttttctattttttttttccaaaaaagctAGTCCTTTAACTCAGGGACTGTACATATGACTTTGCAAGATGCACCCGAGCACCTCTCCTTTTTCTTAACCCCCAAAATGGTAGGGTATGATCTCTTGCACGAGACAAGCGGCAAAGCATGTGAACGCTCGATAATAACTCCACCTGCTATGTCTCCCAACATTCTTCAATCAACCTCCTCATGACTACTTTATCCAGCTTCAGGTTTGACCCCCTGCCTCTATATATAAGTTCTTCAGGTACTAAACATGCCACTTCAACTCAAAAGTATTCAGCATTCAATTACTAAAGCTATTTCTATCATCCTGCATTCAACCTCTCTTCCGAAGATCATGGGCATCCGATTGATGGGGATAGCGCATGCAAAGCAAAAGCTCCGGCGAAGTCTTTCGGCAAGAATCAGAATGATTTCAGCCACTAGTGTTAATGTTCCAAAAGGCCACTTTGCAGTTTATGTTGGAGAATTAAGTAGCAAGAAGAGGTTTGTGATTCCAATATCATACTTGAACCATCCTCTGTTCCAAGACTTGCTAAACCTTGCTGAGGAGGAATTTGGATATGATCATCCTATGGGCGGCCTCACAATTCCTTGCAGTGAGGAATACTTCATTGGTTTAACTTCATCTTTAAATtgctcataaataaataaagactgACTCAGGGATTGAGTGAGTTTAGGCAATGAACCTCAGTCCCATCAATTTTGTATTGTGGGTTCTTGCCAATATCATTCGTGTGATGTCTTGAAAATTGTAAAGAACCTGTGCATCATTTGATTTCTACTTTATTATATTGAGAGCCTTTTAAACTAAATTCTTAATAGTTCTTTTATATACAGTCGTTAGATACAACCGGCATGCAGTCATCCATGCCAcgttagatttaaaataaattctttatcTCTCAAcagctcgatctctctctcacatcagctcgatctctctctcatcaagtgtcTCCACGTCAGCTACGTTTGTACCAGGCGCTTGCAACAAGCATTTTTCAATTCCTAAAGCTATGTGCGTACTAAGGATTTCAGTGTCTATAGCACAAAGATAAGTGGCAACACCAAACAGTGCCCGTCAAGAAAATAAAcagcaaaaatttcaaattattagaAAGAATTTACAAAAGTTGGCTATTGGAAAAATAACTCGCTGATTAGAATCCAAACAAATACAGAAAATCAAACAAGAACAAGGGCAACTTTTTTTATGTTGAATCACCatctaaattatttgaaatatgtATCAGTTATAGTCATCCCCATCTGAACATGGTACATGACATGCTGCATTTATatcgtatatatatttttttcttgtcagATCTCTTAGTtgcttttttccttctttttcatttgagtACTGTATTTTTCCTATTTGGTTAGTAGTTCATCTTGTTCATCGCGAAAGTCGGGCCTGGGCCGAAAAATGTTACAAGACCTAGCAGcgaagtctatatatatatgggcacATTCAACATAATGTTTTGACGAGCCAACGTCCCAGTTATCAATACGATCCAGTACGTAGCATAACTTAACAAGCCTTTTAAAATGCAATTCAACTGTCCAACGTCTCCTCCCTTGGTTGATTGGATCACTAATAACTATTGCAACAGATTCCAAGACGGAAGGATAGCTACTTTGAAATGATGAGAAGAtcagatgatttataaataataataataatttttaaaaaaataataaatattagtaaaaaaataatgaatagtttatgaatacTAATGAGGTAGTTTGAGATAGGGTGGGCACAATTTTCGAGTTCTGAACTCCGTCTGAGTTCTTACAAGGCTCTGACTTTGATGGAGTCAGAGTTTGcgaaattcggagtcggagttacTCTGACTCCAGTAGTTGGAGTtcagagttggagtcggagcccaTGTGGGCTCCAAACTCTaactttttttgtaaaaatcaggtttttttgttttaagtgatGTTCACTCGGGTGATGCTCAAATGTGGCTCGAGTGAACGTCACACTGATTGTTTGCTCGAGCCTTCACTCGAGTGTGGCTCGAGGAGCGAAGGCTCAAGTGAAAGTCACACAAATTGTTCGCTCAAGTCCATTTTCtactccgatcggagtcggagtcagatgGGGTTTTGACTTCGACCCTAGTTGTAGTCGGAGGTCGGAGGTGGGCATTCCAACTCCGTCaaagtcggagcccacccctaattTGAGATGATCTCAAATCACCTCACTAACCAAACATATATAACCGGCTAcgtttggatgatgagatgaCCTCAGATGATcggtaaataataatgaaaaattagtaaataatttataaatagtaataaattgatAGTGAATCGTAATGAAGTAGTTTCAAACTACTTCACTAACCAAACATCGCCGATGGTTTCCAAGGTCCGATTGATTTGAAAGAGAATTGCCCCTTAAAATTGATTACATGCAACTTTCTTTTTAGGTACGTATATAGATACGAGTATTATCTTAAATTTCGTAAGATCCTCGGGTactaatttctaatattataatattagttcttatattaactatatatatcgACTCAAATAATgtcaaattcataaatttcaaaGATCCGATTAATTTGAAAGACAATTTCCCCATAAAAGTTAGCAttactttcttaaaaaataaagccAAATAACTAGAgtattctattaaaattattataaacgcaataattaattatatacttgTCTATAACCAAATAATGTAAGATTTACTTCACTACCGCGTGCCCTATCTAACTaaattttcaatattgaaaGCAAAGGATCCCAAACTTAGTTTCACACACCAATTTCATGCAATATTTGAAAGAGTAACGCTACCTAtcattcattttatcattatcttTTCACTATTCCATGACGtcacattaaattattagaCCATTTGTTATATTTTCCTTGTAAGTCGATAGCATTAAGAAATGTTAGGAGGATAATTGACGTCGGACAGAATAATGATTATTCTGCAGGCTAGTTTCAATAGATAATTCATAGGAAAAAAGACAAGAGAATCGCCCAAAAACACAGAGAAATGCATATGAtgtttaattcaaaattatcaaaattcaagAATAGTTCTGTCAACCCACAAACCAGGCTGTAATAGCTGAAAATCGACCATATCagaattttaccaaaaatagcaaaatctcaataatcatgccaaaattaaatacgtaataaaagaaataatcagCCAAAAATTTGGCCCAAATCGAGTTCAGAATCACTTCCTaaacaataaatgaaatattaccataaaaaataactaaaaataagaattcaaagggaaaaatagTGAAATTTGGCATTGAAAATGATATACACAGATCATAGCTCAATGCCCACAACGTGCGCGTCGAAACGAGTTTTCCAAATTGGGATCATATGTGTAATTATGATACCTGTAGCCGAAGTTATGGCTAAAATATTGAAACGTGTCCAAAACTGTCACAATCAAGATTACCATCTGCTGATCTGCCACCTCAAGATACTTCAGCGCAGTCAATGTATAATCTAACAACTCAGTATTATCTAACTCGGATCCTATGcatcaataatgataaataaatgataaataaatt includes these proteins:
- the LOC108986935 gene encoding auxin-responsive protein SAUR22-like; its protein translation is MEFERTKFEDYTYQALRKPSVYIYKHELRLKSYSLAISYPHYLINQIFSLSQVICQLQHLKKSKLLTELALLLPGTMHAKKILCRSVSGLAKSVPKGYFAVYTRKDQKKRFAVPISYLNEPSFQELLSKAEEEFGFDHPMGGLTIPCREDVFIDIISRLNAF
- the LOC108986954 gene encoding auxin-induced protein 15A-like, with the protein product MGIRLMGIAHAKQKLRRSLSARIRMISATSVNVPKGHFAVYVGELSSKKRFVIPISYLNHPLFQDLLNLAEEEFGYDHPMGGLTIPCSEEYFIGLTSSLNCS